The proteins below are encoded in one region of uncultured Eubacteriales bacterium:
- a CDS encoding ABC transporter, substrate-binding protein, family 5, with protein sequence MKRKTYRLASLALTGALALSLAACGGGGTAATTPATPSAAPAVSATPAETGGYANQIVIGTLSDPTYIDPNAPGVGPSEINVTQQIYEGLVRTAEDGSIQPLLAKDWGVSEDALTYTFNLKPGIKFSDGSAVTGDDWVWSLYRARDYETSNYRFIAEAIDTVEATDSQVVITLKYPWAPFLADLANFNMVVGSKAHWGAVGDEAYLNDPLGTGPYMVKEWNRGQSLTLEANPYYHEAGYPKTPEIKYTVVSDDNTRLMQLQSGQIDVVGDLPFSVAPMVEADPSLNLDVFPSTQIRYLILNTTKPPFDDVKVRQALYYALNKQEMATAVAGQYGESVAALVSSTQEKWSNSSLKVTDYAPDTAKQMLSDAGYTQPVQFTLSIRSGSTVYEQIATLIKSQVDKAGFDCQIEMLEKAAISDKYTSLSHQATILQWVDDIEDPSGITGWTVDYDQCDAWYTGLNDAELDQLNTNASMEMDETKRVEMYQEIQQRIYDNANVIPLFSNGFAYAASQKVEGLYVSPFYVYQAMNWTKSE encoded by the coding sequence GTGAAACGGAAGACCTACAGATTGGCATCACTGGCCCTGACAGGAGCACTGGCTCTGAGCCTGGCTGCCTGCGGCGGCGGGGGAACAGCCGCCACAACACCCGCGACCCCCTCTGCCGCTCCGGCGGTGAGCGCGACCCCGGCTGAAACGGGAGGGTATGCCAACCAGATTGTAATCGGGACCCTGTCGGACCCCACTTACATCGACCCCAATGCTCCAGGCGTGGGACCCTCAGAGATCAACGTAACGCAGCAGATCTATGAGGGACTGGTGCGCACTGCGGAGGACGGCTCCATTCAGCCCCTTCTTGCGAAGGACTGGGGCGTTAGCGAGGACGCACTTACTTATACGTTCAACCTGAAGCCCGGCATCAAGTTCTCCGACGGAAGCGCCGTCACGGGGGACGACTGGGTATGGTCTCTCTACCGGGCGCGGGATTACGAGACGTCTAACTACCGTTTCATTGCAGAGGCCATTGACACTGTGGAGGCCACCGATTCTCAGGTGGTCATCACGCTGAAGTATCCTTGGGCACCCTTCCTGGCCGACCTGGCCAACTTCAATATGGTGGTCGGGTCCAAGGCGCATTGGGGCGCCGTTGGAGATGAGGCCTATCTCAACGATCCCCTGGGGACCGGCCCCTACATGGTGAAGGAGTGGAACCGGGGCCAGAGCCTAACCCTGGAGGCAAACCCCTACTATCATGAGGCGGGCTATCCCAAAACACCTGAGATCAAGTACACGGTGGTATCCGACGACAATACCCGCCTGATGCAGCTCCAGTCCGGGCAGATCGATGTGGTGGGAGACCTGCCTTTCAGCGTGGCCCCCATGGTGGAGGCCGACCCAAGCCTGAACCTGGATGTTTTCCCCTCCACCCAGATCCGGTATTTGATCCTGAATACCACTAAGCCCCCCTTCGATGATGTTAAGGTTCGCCAGGCGCTTTACTATGCCCTCAATAAGCAGGAGATGGCCACCGCTGTGGCCGGGCAGTATGGCGAGAGCGTGGCCGCGCTGGTCTCGTCCACGCAGGAAAAGTGGTCCAACAGCAGCCTGAAGGTTACCGACTACGCTCCTGATACCGCAAAGCAGATGCTGTCTGACGCCGGATATACGCAGCCGGTACAGTTTACCCTGTCCATCCGTTCCGGGTCCACCGTCTATGAACAGATCGCCACGCTCATCAAGTCTCAGGTGGACAAGGCCGGTTTCGACTGTCAGATCGAGATGCTGGAAAAGGCCGCTATCAGCGATAAGTATACCTCGCTGAGCCATCAGGCTACCATCCTCCAGTGGGTGGATGACATTGAGGACCCCTCCGGTATCACCGGCTGGACGGTGGACTATGACCAGTGCGACGCCTGGTATACCGGCCTCAACGATGCCGAGCTGGACCAGTTGAACACCAATGCCTCCATGGAAATGGACGAGACCAAGCGGGTGGAGATGTATCAGGAGATCCAGCAGCGCATTTACGACAATGCCAATGTGATCCCGCTCTTCTCCAACGGCTTTGCCTATGCCGCCTCCCAAAAGGTGGAGGGCTTGTACGTAAGTCCCTTCTATGTGTACCAGGCGATGAACTGGACCAAGAGCGAGTAA
- a CDS encoding putative peptide transport system permease protein BAB2_1050 (Evidence 3 : Function proposed based on presence of conserved amino acid motif, structural feature or limited homology): protein MSRLNYIVKRVLQIIPVLFVVSVLIFFMLRMIGGDPARLILGDKATNEAVSALQIKLGLNRPLPVQYGIFLKGIFTGDLGTSLSLQRPVAELLAERMPVTLKLTAFSTLLSLLISLPLGYLAGKYKDRFGDQVIRTTALAFISMPSFWVGLLLMLLFGVRLGWLPAGGWDPSSLANQLRCLILPAFTQGLMTTALLIRDLRNSVVDISSMDFVDFARSKGLTNREVRSRHVLRNALVSYVTLLAMRMAYMLGGSVIIESVFALPGIGKLMVDSIFNRDYAVVQSLVLLFAALVMAINLITDIIYSFLDPRVKY, encoded by the coding sequence GTGAGCAGACTCAACTATATCGTCAAGCGCGTCCTACAGATCATTCCGGTGCTCTTTGTGGTATCCGTATTGATTTTTTTTATGCTGCGGATGATAGGGGGGGACCCCGCCCGGCTTATTCTGGGGGACAAGGCCACCAATGAAGCTGTGTCCGCCCTTCAGATCAAGCTGGGCCTGAACCGGCCTCTGCCGGTGCAGTATGGGATTTTTCTGAAGGGGATTTTTACGGGGGACCTTGGTACGTCCCTCTCTCTTCAGCGTCCGGTGGCCGAGCTGCTGGCGGAGAGGATGCCCGTCACGCTGAAATTGACGGCTTTCTCCACGCTGCTCTCCCTGCTGATCAGCCTGCCGCTTGGATATTTGGCGGGAAAATATAAGGACCGGTTTGGGGATCAGGTCATTCGCACTACGGCCTTGGCGTTCATCTCCATGCCCTCGTTCTGGGTGGGCCTGCTGCTCATGCTGCTGTTCGGAGTCAGGCTGGGCTGGCTGCCCGCCGGCGGCTGGGACCCTTCTTCTCTGGCAAATCAGCTCCGGTGCCTGATTCTTCCCGCGTTTACCCAGGGCCTGATGACCACCGCCCTCCTGATCCGGGACCTCCGCAACTCCGTGGTGGATATCTCCTCCATGGACTTTGTGGATTTTGCCCGGAGCAAGGGCCTCACCAACCGGGAGGTGCGCAGCCGCCATGTACTGCGCAACGCCCTCGTCTCCTACGTAACGCTGCTGGCCATGAGGATGGCCTATATGCTGGGCGGCTCGGTCATCATCGAGTCTGTTTTTGCCCTGCCCGGTATCGGGAAACTGATGGTGGATTCCATTTTTAACCGGGATTATGCCGTAGTGCAGTCTCTGGTCCTTCTCTTTGCGGCGTTGGTGATGGCAATTAATCTGATAACCGATATCATTTATTCCTTCCTGGACCCACGGGTCAAATACTGA
- the yliD gene encoding putative peptide transporter permease subunit: membrane component of ABC superfamily (Evidence 3 : Function proposed based on presence of conserved amino acid motif, structural feature or limited homology; Product type pt : putative transporter), which produces MKKLPDTPHRRNLPAWLTRPAFVVGVIIVLAFFYISAFPQTLATYDPLEVNIMDALKAPGSPSFIPDAPVHYFGTDEYGRDIFSRVLWGARLDLAMGVLGVVIPLIVGSLLGLLSGYFGGWLDNVVMRIIDVLMAFPFTILVIVIMAILGPGLQNVFIALWLVGWMSYTRLVRGEVLVLKEAEYIQAAQVEGFTSLRILLRHLLPNVISPAVVFAASDVVLCMITGASMSFLGLGVQLPTPEWGAILNGGRGYISYAWWITLFPGLFMAVTGVGFSLLGDGLTDFLRTKGR; this is translated from the coding sequence ATGAAAAAACTTCCGGATACCCCCCACAGGCGGAATCTTCCGGCCTGGCTGACCCGCCCCGCCTTTGTAGTGGGAGTAATCATTGTCCTGGCGTTTTTCTATATTTCCGCCTTTCCGCAGACCCTTGCCACCTACGACCCCTTAGAGGTCAACATCATGGACGCGCTGAAGGCGCCCGGAAGTCCCAGCTTTATTCCAGACGCCCCGGTACATTATTTCGGCACAGACGAGTACGGACGGGACATTTTTTCTCGGGTGCTTTGGGGGGCCAGGCTGGATCTGGCCATGGGTGTGCTGGGCGTCGTCATCCCACTAATTGTGGGTAGCCTGCTGGGCCTGCTCTCCGGATACTTCGGCGGTTGGCTGGATAACGTCGTCATGCGGATCATCGACGTGCTTATGGCCTTTCCCTTTACCATTTTGGTCATTGTCATAATGGCCATCCTGGGGCCCGGCCTGCAGAATGTATTCATCGCCCTGTGGCTGGTGGGCTGGATGAGCTATACCCGCTTGGTGCGCGGGGAAGTCCTGGTTCTCAAAGAAGCGGAGTACATCCAGGCCGCTCAGGTGGAGGGCTTTACCAGCCTTCGGATTTTGCTGCGGCACCTGCTTCCCAATGTGATTTCCCCGGCAGTGGTGTTTGCCGCCTCGGACGTAGTGCTGTGCATGATTACCGGGGCGTCCATGAGCTTTCTCGGACTGGGCGTCCAGCTGCCCACCCCGGAGTGGGGGGCAATCCTCAACGGGGGAAGGGGCTATATCAGCTACGCCTGGTGGATCACCCTCTTTCCCGGCCTCTTTATGGCCGTGACCGGAGTGGGCTTTTCCCTGCTGGGGGACGGACTGACTGATTTTCTGAGGACGAAGGGACGGTGA
- the oppD gene encoding oligopeptide transporter subunit; ATP-binding component of ABC superfamily (Evidence 2a : Function of homologous gene experimentally demonstrated in an other organism; Product type t : transporter), protein MRSVSEQKKLLEVRDLKTYFHGKNETVKAVDGVSFEVMEGETFGLVGESGCGKSQTMRSILGLIKRPGKISGGQILYKGRDLVKLSQKELQRKIRGKEIAVIFQEPMTSLNPVLRIRDQLYEAVREPGMTRQEKLARATELLRLVGIPAPESRLKEYPHQFSGGMRQRAMIAIALGAKPRLLLADEPTTALDVTIQDQIMKLINQLKEELGMSVILVTHDLGVIAQMCDRVAVMYAGQIVEMTDTVTLFKWPRHPYTHALMASLPDVTSSGELEAISGSPPNLAHLPEGCAFAPRCRYANNLCRKELPKLREIEPGHLTRCHRLDVVEGFQGIIGTQKGGST, encoded by the coding sequence GTGAGGAGCGTGAGTGAGCAGAAAAAGCTGCTGGAGGTCCGTGACCTGAAGACCTATTTCCATGGGAAGAACGAGACGGTAAAGGCAGTGGACGGAGTTTCCTTTGAAGTGATGGAGGGGGAGACCTTTGGGCTGGTAGGGGAATCCGGCTGTGGAAAAAGCCAGACCATGCGTTCCATCCTGGGCCTGATCAAGCGACCGGGAAAAATCAGCGGAGGGCAGATCCTTTACAAGGGCCGGGACCTGGTGAAGCTGAGCCAGAAGGAATTACAGCGAAAGATTCGGGGGAAGGAAATCGCCGTCATTTTCCAGGAACCCATGACCTCGCTCAATCCAGTGCTGCGTATCAGAGACCAGCTTTATGAGGCGGTCAGGGAACCGGGCATGACCAGGCAGGAAAAGCTGGCTCGGGCGACCGAGCTTCTACGGCTGGTGGGAATACCCGCCCCGGAATCCCGTCTGAAGGAGTATCCACACCAGTTCTCCGGCGGAATGCGTCAGCGGGCGATGATCGCCATTGCCCTGGGGGCGAAACCCAGGCTGCTGCTGGCCGATGAACCTACCACCGCCCTGGACGTCACGATTCAGGACCAGATTATGAAGCTCATCAATCAGCTCAAGGAGGAGCTTGGAATGAGCGTAATTCTGGTTACGCACGACCTGGGGGTCATCGCACAGATGTGCGACCGGGTAGCCGTAATGTACGCGGGGCAGATTGTGGAAATGACTGATACCGTCACTCTTTTCAAATGGCCGCGCCATCCGTATACCCACGCGCTGATGGCCTCCCTTCCCGATGTCACCAGCAGTGGAGAACTGGAGGCCATCTCCGGGTCTCCGCCCAATTTGGCCCACCTTCCGGAGGGCTGCGCCTTCGCGCCCCGCTGCAGATACGCCAATAACCTGTGCCGGAAGGAGCTGCCGAAGCTGCGGGAGATTGAGCCCGGGCACCTGACCCGGTGCCACCGGCTGGATGTTGTTGAGGGCTTTCAAGGGATCATCGGGACTCAGAAGGGAGGGAGCACGTAA
- the dppF gene encoding dipeptide transporter; ATP-binding component of ABC superfamily (Evidence 2a : Function of homologous gene experimentally demonstrated in an other organism; PubMedId : 7536291; Product type t : transporter), with the protein MSGQQEKLLEVEGLCKWFPQKQGPVDVVLRRQRQYLKAVDGVSFHILKGENLGLVGESGCGKSTLARSLIRLYEPSEGKILLGGEDITHLKGEALRRQRPRMQMIFQDPYSSLNPRMSVYDTLAEVLKVHRMVPDSHIRERVKELLEMSGLTMDIADRFPGEFSGGQRQRIGIARSLALEPDFIIADEPVSALDVSIQAQIINLLSRLQRELGLTVLFISHDLRVVRHVTHRVMVMYLGSNVEVGNTEAVFDRPYHPYTQVLTQAAPRLDPTDRKREYAIEGEPPSPIQVPSGCKFHPRCPRCQETCRTREPKLRELAPGRFCACHYPLP; encoded by the coding sequence ATGAGCGGTCAGCAAGAAAAGCTTCTGGAGGTAGAAGGATTATGCAAATGGTTCCCTCAGAAGCAGGGGCCTGTTGACGTCGTTCTGAGGCGGCAGCGCCAATATCTGAAAGCGGTGGACGGAGTTTCCTTTCACATCTTAAAGGGCGAGAACCTGGGGCTGGTGGGGGAGTCGGGCTGCGGGAAATCCACGCTGGCCCGGAGCCTGATCCGTCTCTATGAACCGTCGGAAGGAAAGATTCTGCTGGGCGGGGAGGATATTACACACTTAAAGGGGGAGGCCCTCCGCAGACAGCGCCCACGGATGCAGATGATTTTTCAGGACCCCTATTCTTCCCTGAACCCACGTATGTCGGTGTACGATACTCTGGCCGAGGTTTTAAAAGTGCACCGTATGGTCCCCGACAGCCACATCCGGGAGCGAGTGAAAGAGCTGCTGGAAATGAGCGGGCTGACCATGGACATTGCCGACCGGTTTCCCGGGGAGTTCTCCGGGGGACAGCGCCAGCGCATCGGCATTGCCCGATCCCTGGCCCTGGAGCCCGACTTTATCATTGCAGATGAACCCGTTTCCGCTCTGGATGTCTCCATTCAGGCTCAGATTATTAACCTGCTCTCCCGCCTGCAGAGAGAGCTCGGACTCACAGTGCTCTTTATTTCCCATGACCTGAGGGTGGTACGGCACGTTACCCATCGGGTCATGGTGATGTACCTGGGCAGTAATGTGGAGGTGGGGAATACAGAGGCAGTTTTTGATCGCCCTTACCATCCCTATACCCAGGTGCTGACCCAAGCCGCTCCCCGCCTGGACCCTACCGACCGAAAGCGGGAATATGCCATTGAAGGCGAGCCGCCCAGCCCCATCCAGGTGCCCTCGGGCTGTAAGTTCCATCCCAGATGTCCCCGCTGTCAGGAAACCTGCCGCACCCGGGAGCCGAAGCTCCGGGAGCTTGCTCCCGGTCGGTTTTGCGCCTGTCATTATCCGCTGCCGTAA
- a CDS encoding conserved hypothetical protein (Evidence 4 : Homologs of previously reported genes of unknown function), translated as MRLSELTWPKAEEYFRSQDTVLIGIGSIESHGRHMPLGTDTMIPDHLLDQIEKKSDVLICPTLPYGATESLSDFPGTINLGTELTYQVLSRVCESLFQHGARRFAILNGHGGNMKSIDRVGYELQRKGGILAELNWWLMAWDMNPAWKGGHGGGEETAAILGIRPELVDQSEIPGPMVLRDVSDTLKATGFTSVEYKGVAVNIPRLTPSVTHNGWIGPDHPETATPGWGKEMLQTTAEYIVDFLEEFKKIDIAKACKEF; from the coding sequence ATGCGTCTTTCCGAACTTACGTGGCCCAAGGCGGAAGAATACTTCAGGAGCCAGGATACCGTTCTGATTGGGATCGGCTCCATCGAATCCCACGGCCGCCATATGCCTCTGGGCACGGACACGATGATTCCGGATCATCTTTTGGATCAAATTGAAAAAAAGAGCGATGTTCTGATCTGCCCGACCCTGCCCTATGGCGCTACCGAGTCACTCAGCGATTTTCCCGGCACAATTAATCTGGGAACCGAGCTTACCTATCAGGTGCTCAGCCGGGTGTGCGAGAGCCTCTTTCAGCACGGTGCGCGCCGCTTTGCCATTCTTAACGGCCACGGCGGCAATATGAAGAGCATTGACCGGGTGGGCTACGAGCTTCAGCGTAAGGGGGGCATTCTGGCAGAGCTCAACTGGTGGCTGATGGCCTGGGATATGAACCCGGCGTGGAAGGGCGGCCACGGCGGAGGAGAAGAGACGGCCGCCATTCTGGGTATCCGGCCCGAGCTGGTGGATCAGAGCGAGATCCCGGGGCCTATGGTGCTCCGGGACGTATCGGATACGCTGAAAGCCACCGGGTTTACCTCGGTGGAGTATAAGGGCGTCGCCGTCAACATCCCCCGCCTTACGCCCAGCGTGACCCACAACGGCTGGATTGGCCCCGATCATCCCGAAACGGCCACCCCAGGCTGGGGGAAGGAAATGCTCCAGACCACGGCGGAATATATTGTGGATTTTCTGGAGGAATTCAAAAAGATCGACATCGCCAAAGCATGTAAGGAGTTTTGA
- a CDS encoding conserved hypothetical protein (Evidence 4 : Homologs of previously reported genes of unknown function), whose product MDKKQSLELIADLSNANGAPGFEDQVLLALRRHGAPYGDFREDSLRNLYLSRKENKGGRPVVQLDAHSDEVAFMVQAIRPNGTLQFITLGGWVPSNVPAHMVRVMTAQGTYIPGIITSRPPHFMSEAEKKLQPSIDQMSIDVGASSREEAIRDFHIRIGAPVVPDVAFSYDEQHDLMLGKAFDCRLGCASILHTLDRLRGKELEVDVVAAFAVQEEVGTRGAAVTSSTVKPDIAIVFEGCPADDTVMEPYAIQTAIHKGPMLRHIDARMITNPRYQRFALDLAAELGIPVQESVRSGGSTNGAPIHLSNQGVPVIVIGIPVRYIHTHYCFAARTDVEHAEMLAAAILERLDREYIAQF is encoded by the coding sequence ATGGATAAAAAGCAGTCTCTTGAACTGATCGCGGATCTGTCCAACGCCAATGGAGCTCCCGGTTTTGAGGACCAGGTGCTTCTGGCGCTTCGCCGGCACGGCGCTCCCTACGGGGACTTTCGGGAGGATAGCCTTCGAAATCTCTACCTGAGCAGGAAGGAAAACAAAGGCGGCAGACCGGTGGTCCAACTGGACGCGCACTCCGACGAAGTCGCCTTTATGGTACAGGCGATTCGGCCCAACGGTACTTTGCAGTTTATCACACTGGGAGGCTGGGTCCCTTCCAACGTGCCTGCCCACATGGTCCGGGTAATGACGGCCCAAGGCACTTATATCCCCGGAATCATCACCAGCAGGCCCCCTCATTTCATGTCCGAGGCGGAAAAAAAGCTGCAGCCCTCCATCGACCAGATGTCCATCGACGTAGGGGCCTCCAGCCGTGAGGAGGCAATTCGGGATTTTCACATCCGCATTGGCGCGCCGGTTGTGCCCGATGTGGCCTTTTCCTACGATGAACAGCATGACCTGATGCTGGGAAAAGCGTTTGACTGCCGGTTGGGCTGCGCTTCTATTTTGCATACTCTGGACAGGCTGCGGGGAAAAGAGCTTGAGGTGGATGTCGTCGCTGCCTTTGCCGTGCAGGAAGAGGTGGGGACCCGGGGGGCTGCGGTTACCTCCTCTACGGTGAAACCGGACATTGCCATTGTCTTTGAGGGCTGTCCCGCCGACGATACGGTGATGGAGCCCTACGCCATACAGACCGCCATTCATAAGGGACCCATGCTCCGGCATATTGACGCCAGGATGATCACCAACCCGAGATACCAGCGTTTCGCGCTGGACCTGGCAGCCGAGCTGGGGATCCCGGTACAGGAGAGCGTCCGCTCCGGGGGCTCTACCAATGGCGCGCCCATCCATCTTTCCAATCAGGGGGTTCCTGTGATCGTCATCGGGATCCCGGTAAGGTATATCCACACGCACTACTGCTTTGCTGCCCGCACCGACGTTGAGCACGCAGAGATGCTGGCGGCCGCTATTCTGGAAAGGCTGGACCGGGAGTACATCGCGCAGTTCTGA
- the recQ gene encoding putative ATP-dependent DNA helicase RecQ (Evidence 3 : Function proposed based on presence of conserved amino acid motif, structural feature or limited homology), with protein MGVIMDLPRGLLKQHFGYSDFRPGQGEVVGELLSGRDVLSVMPTGAGKSICYQIPALCMEGLTLVVSPLISLMKDQVEGLIQAGVPAAYLNSSLTERQFGLALRNARMGKYKLIYVAPERLETASFLAFAREASISMVAVDEAHCVSQWGQDFRPSYLNIPSFTAALPHRPVVAAFTATATPEVREDIIRQLELREPFLLVSGFDRPNLFWEIQTPRSKREALLAFMRAHEGESGIVYCSTRKNVEEVCVFLQERGIIATRYHAGLEPTERNQNQEGFVYGSTQVIVATNAFGMGIDKPDVRYVVHYNMPKDLESYYQEAGRAGRDGDAAHCLLLYSAADIQTNRFLIELQDKETEGDEEERAERVKQDLARLKQMTYYCHTTDCLRHYILRYFGEQTQEYCGNCGNCRAYFEERDVTEDAQKVMSCIKRAGERFGSSTIADVLRGAQNERVVKWQLQKLPTYGTMSSMSRDEVLGRIRLLLERGYLTQDGGPYPTLALTPKAGDILFRGEKLIARVKAPADKAVTRQDAQTGDVPGELYERLQQLRQQLAKRLGVPAYVVFSNETLREMCRRLPRTERELLKVSGVGEQKLKKFGRAFLDAMETWRAKQPNA; from the coding sequence ATGGGAGTAATCATGGATTTACCTAGGGGACTGCTAAAACAGCATTTTGGATATTCGGACTTTCGCCCCGGGCAAGGGGAGGTTGTGGGGGAGCTACTGAGCGGGCGGGACGTGCTCTCTGTGATGCCCACCGGCGCGGGAAAGTCGATCTGCTATCAAATTCCGGCCCTGTGCATGGAGGGCCTAACGCTGGTGGTCTCCCCCCTCATCTCCCTGATGAAGGACCAGGTGGAGGGACTGATTCAGGCTGGGGTCCCGGCAGCCTACCTGAACAGCTCTCTGACCGAGCGGCAATTCGGACTCGCCTTGCGCAACGCCAGGATGGGGAAGTACAAGCTCATCTACGTGGCCCCTGAGCGGCTGGAGACGGCGTCCTTCCTCGCCTTTGCGCGGGAGGCGTCCATCTCCATGGTGGCGGTGGATGAGGCCCACTGCGTGTCCCAGTGGGGGCAAGATTTCCGCCCCAGCTACCTGAACATCCCCAGCTTTACCGCGGCCCTCCCCCACCGGCCCGTGGTGGCCGCCTTTACAGCCACCGCCACGCCGGAGGTGCGGGAGGATATTATTCGCCAGCTGGAGCTGCGGGAGCCCTTTTTGCTGGTGTCCGGCTTTGACAGGCCAAACCTCTTCTGGGAGATCCAGACCCCACGCAGCAAGCGGGAGGCGCTGCTTGCCTTCATGCGCGCCCACGAGGGGGAGAGTGGAATTGTCTACTGCTCCACACGTAAAAATGTGGAAGAGGTCTGCGTGTTCCTGCAGGAGCGGGGCATCATAGCCACCCGCTACCACGCGGGGCTGGAGCCGACCGAGCGCAATCAAAACCAGGAGGGTTTCGTCTACGGGAGCACCCAGGTGATCGTTGCCACAAATGCTTTCGGCATGGGCATCGACAAGCCGGACGTGCGCTACGTAGTCCACTACAATATGCCCAAGGACCTGGAGAGCTACTACCAGGAGGCGGGGAGGGCCGGGCGGGACGGCGACGCCGCCCACTGTCTGCTCCTCTACAGCGCGGCCGACATCCAGACCAACCGCTTTCTGATCGAGCTGCAGGACAAGGAGACCGAGGGCGACGAGGAGGAGCGCGCGGAGCGGGTCAAACAGGACTTGGCGCGCCTCAAGCAGATGACCTACTACTGCCACACAACCGACTGTCTGCGGCACTATATCCTGCGCTATTTCGGGGAGCAAACTCAGGAGTACTGCGGAAACTGCGGAAACTGCCGAGCCTATTTCGAGGAGCGGGACGTTACGGAGGACGCGCAGAAGGTTATGAGCTGCATAAAGCGCGCGGGAGAGCGGTTCGGCAGCTCTACCATTGCAGACGTGCTGCGGGGCGCCCAGAACGAGCGGGTCGTCAAGTGGCAGCTCCAAAAGCTGCCCACTTACGGTACGATGTCCTCCATGTCACGGGACGAGGTGCTTGGGCGCATCCGGCTGCTGCTGGAGCGCGGCTACCTCACCCAGGACGGCGGGCCCTACCCCACTCTGGCTCTCACCCCCAAGGCGGGGGACATCCTCTTTCGTGGGGAAAAGCTTATCGCGCGGGTTAAGGCACCGGCGGATAAGGCCGTAACCCGGCAGGACGCGCAGACGGGGGACGTGCCGGGTGAGCTCTACGAGCGGCTTCAGCAGCTGCGTCAGCAGCTTGCGAAACGGCTGGGTGTGCCCGCCTATGTGGTTTTCTCCAACGAGACCCTGCGGGAGATGTGCCGGCGGCTCCCGCGCACGGAGAGGGAGCTATTGAAGGTGTCCGGCGTTGGGGAACAAAAACTTAAAAAATTCGGGCGGGCCTTTTTGGACGCCATGGAAACCTGGCGCGCGAAACAGCCCAACGCCTGA